From the Solanum lycopersicum chromosome 10, SLM_r2.1 genome, one window contains:
- the LOC104644403 gene encoding auxin-induced protein 15A: protein MMDGKFVKACQKMGTKVITCATNCDKCCKWTKWPFVQEDNNIPRDVPKGHLVVYVGKYQKRFVIKITLLKHPLFKALLDQAQEDFYDYNHVESKLWIPCDENIFVSVIRCATSPKNRRISICF from the coding sequence ATGATGGATGGAAAATTTGTCAAGGCATGCCAAAAGATGGGCACAAAAGTGATAACTTGTGCAACAAATTGTGACAAATGTTGTAAGTGGACAAAATGGCCATTTGTGCAAGAAGATAATAATATCCCTAGAGATGTTCCAAAGGGTCACTTAGTGGTGTATGTAGGAAAATACCAAAAGAGATTTGTAATCAAAATTACTTTGCTCAAGCatccactattcaaagcattgTTAGATCAAGCACAAGAAGATTTCTATGATTACAATCATGTTGAGTCAAAATTATGGATCCCTTGTGATGAAAACATATTTGTAAGTGTTATTAGATGTGCCACATCTCCAAAAAATAGACGTATCTCTATATGTTTTTGA
- the LOC101251530 gene encoding adenosine kinase 2: MEYEGILLGMGNPLLDISAVIDQDFLNKYDIKMNNAILAEDKHLPMYEEMTSKYTVDFIAGGATQNSIRVAQWMLQIPGATSYMGSIGKDKFGEEMKKNALDAGVNVHYYEDESPTGTCAVCVLDGERSLVANLSAANCYKVDHLKRPENWALVEKAKYYYIAGFFLTVSPESIQLVAEHAAAKNKVFSMNLSAPFICEFFKDQQEKVLPYMDFVFGNETEARTFSRVHGWETDNVEEIALKISQWPKASGTRKRITVITQGADPVVVAEDGKVKQFPVILLPKEKLVDTNGAGDAFVGGFLAQLVQEKPIADCVKAGCYASNVIIQRPGCTYPEKPDF, from the exons ATGGAGTATGAAGGAATTCTGTTGGGTATGGGCAATCCATTGCTCGATATCTCAGCTGTTATCGATCAAGATTTCCTAAACAA GTATGACATCAAGATGAACAATGCTATACTTGCTGAGGATAAGCACTTGCCTAT GTATGAAGAAATGACATCCAAGTATACTGTTGACTTCATTGCTGGAG GTGCAACTCAAAATTCAATCAGAGTAGCTCAG TGGATGCTTCAAATTCCTGGCGCAACAAGTTACATGGGCTCTATCGGGAAGGACAAGTTTGGGGAGGAGATGAAGAAAAACGCGCTAGATGCTGGTGTTAAT GTTCACTACTATGAGGATGAGAGTCCAACTGGTACTTGTGCTGTCTGTGTGCTTGACGGCGAAAG GTCACTGGTTGCAAACTTATCAGCTGCAAACTGTTACAAGGTTGACCATTTGAAACGGCCAGAGAACTGGGCTTTGG tgGAGAAGGCCAAGTATTATTACATCGCTGGATTCTTTCTCACTGTTTCTCCAGAATCTATTCAGCTGGTTGCTGAACATGCAGCTGCTAAGAACAAG GTTTTCTCAATGAATCTTTCAGCTCCATTTATCTGTGAGTTCTTCAAGGATCAGCAAGAGAAAGTCCTGCC GTATATGGACTTTGTCTTTGGTAATGAAACGGAAGCAAGAACCTTCTCTAGAGTTCATGGCTGGGAG ACTGATAATGTTGAAGAAATAGCTTTGAAGATCTCCCAATGGCCAAAGGCATCAGGAACTCGCAAGAGAATCACTGTCATTACCCAGGGTGCTGATCCAGTTGTTGTGGCTGAGGATGGGAAGGTGAAGCAGTTCCCTGTAATTCTATTGCCAAAAGAGAAACTTGTCGACACCAATGGTGCTG GGGATGCATTTGTTGGAGGTTTCCTTGCACAATTGGTCCAAGAAAAACCTATTGCAGATTGTGTAAAAGCAGGATGTTATGCATCAAATGTCATCATCCAGAGGCCTGGTTGCACATACCCCGAGAAGCCCGATTTTTGA